A window of Pseudomonadota bacterium contains these coding sequences:
- a CDS encoding BolA family transcriptional regulator translates to MSARVDSIRARLTASFSPEHLEIVDESHKHAGHAGARDGRGHFAITIVSSAFTGMPPIKRHRAIYQALGELMQSDIHALSIQAGSPDE, encoded by the coding sequence ATGAGCGCCCGCGTCGATTCGATACGCGCGCGGCTAACGGCGTCCTTTTCCCCCGAGCACCTGGAAATCGTCGACGAGAGCCACAAGCATGCCGGGCACGCGGGAGCACGCGATGGTCGCGGCCATTTTGCGATTACCATCGTCTCCTCCGCCTTCACCGGCATGCCGCCGATCAAACGCCATCGTGCCATCTATCAGGCTCTGGGCGAATTGATGCAATCCGACATCCATGCCCTGAGCATCCAGGCTGGTTCGCCGGACGAATGA
- a CDS encoding YciI family protein: MLYAIIAEDNPNSAERRAGARPDHVKRLQQLQDEGRMVLAGPHPAIDSEDPGDAGFSGSLIVAEFASLEQARSWADADPYVAAGVYRVVQVKPFRRVFPK; the protein is encoded by the coding sequence ATGCTCTACGCCATAATCGCAGAGGATAATCCCAACTCAGCGGAGCGGCGCGCGGGTGCCCGCCCCGATCATGTCAAACGCCTCCAGCAGCTGCAGGACGAGGGACGGATGGTGCTGGCAGGGCCCCATCCAGCCATCGACAGTGAAGATCCGGGAGACGCCGGATTCAGCGGCAGCCTGATCGTTGCGGAGTTTGCCAGCCTGGAGCAGGCCCGGTCCTGGGCCGATGCCGATCCTTACGTGGCAGCAGGCGTCTATCGCGTGGTGCAGGTAAAGCCCTTTCGCAGGGTGTTCCCCAAATGA
- a CDS encoding septation protein A: MKFLFDFFPILLFFIAFKTWDIFIATGVAIVATFVQVGLFWAKHRRFERMHIITLVLIVVFGGLTIALRDETFIKWKPTILNWLFGAAFLGSQFIGKKPLVQRMLETNFSLPDGIWGRLNLIWIVFFVIMGVVNLYVAYSFDTDTWVNFKLFGMMGLTIAFVIAQAFYLARYLPEQPESNEES; encoded by the coding sequence ATGAAGTTCCTGTTCGATTTCTTTCCCATCCTGCTGTTTTTCATCGCCTTCAAGACATGGGATATCTTTATTGCCACCGGCGTGGCGATCGTCGCGACCTTCGTACAGGTCGGGCTCTTCTGGGCCAAGCACCGCCGGTTCGAACGCATGCACATCATCACCTTGGTGCTGATCGTGGTTTTTGGCGGACTTACCATCGCCTTGCGCGACGAAACGTTCATCAAGTGGAAGCCGACCATCCTCAACTGGCTCTTTGGGGCGGCGTTTCTGGGGAGTCAGTTCATCGGTAAAAAACCGCTGGTGCAACGCATGCTCGAGACCAACTTCTCCCTGCCGGACGGCATCTGGGGTCGTCTCAATCTGATATGGATCGTCTTTTTTGTGATCATGGGGGTCGTCAACCTCTATGTCGCCTACTCGTTTGACACGGATACCTGGGTAAACTTCAAGCTGTTCGGCATGATGGGGCTGACCATCGCCTTTGTGATCGCCCAGGCCTTCTACCTCGCCCGTTATCTGCCGGAACAACCCGAATCCAACGAGGAGTCCTGA
- a CDS encoding PHP domain-containing protein, giving the protein MPHDSDFHLHSTASDGTLSPTQLVDYAQSHGVSRLALTDHDTTAGLAEASQAAAARGIAFVPGVEISTTWEGVNVHVVGLGVDPGSAMLQDGLALLSQRRAKRAVEIARRLEKRRIVGALAGAGALAGPAAVTRTHFARWLVAAGHAVDAASAHKRFLARGKAGHVPSDWVDIATAIAWIRTAGGAAVLAHPLRYPIHNRRLRYLVAEFAAAGGEAMEVVSGSQALDRTGLLVELARQHDLCASGGSDFHSPEQTWLAPGRFAPIPAECRPIGDILASAFDATTLKAVSSG; this is encoded by the coding sequence ATGCCACACGATAGCGATTTTCATCTTCATTCGACGGCCTCCGACGGGACGCTCTCGCCGACGCAACTCGTCGATTACGCCCAATCCCACGGGGTGTCCCGCCTGGCGCTGACCGATCACGACACAACGGCCGGTCTGGCGGAGGCCTCACAGGCTGCGGCAGCCCGCGGAATCGCTTTTGTGCCGGGCGTCGAGATCTCCACCACGTGGGAAGGGGTCAACGTCCACGTGGTGGGCCTGGGTGTCGATCCCGGCAGCGCAATGTTGCAGGACGGGCTAGCGCTCCTCAGTCAACGTCGCGCCAAACGGGCTGTGGAGATCGCCCGGCGCTTGGAAAAGCGGCGCATCGTGGGCGCTCTTGCAGGTGCCGGCGCCCTGGCCGGACCGGCGGCGGTCACCCGCACCCATTTCGCCCGCTGGCTGGTCGCCGCAGGGCACGCCGTGGATGCCGCCTCGGCGCACAAGCGGTTTTTGGCTCGTGGCAAAGCGGGCCATGTCCCCAGTGACTGGGTGGATATCGCCACTGCTATCGCCTGGATCAGGACGGCGGGCGGGGCGGCGGTACTGGCCCATCCTCTGCGCTACCCGATACACAATCGCAGGCTACGCTATCTGGTAGCGGAGTTCGCGGCGGCCGGAGGTGAGGCGATGGAGGTGGTCTCGGGAAGTCAGGCGCTGGATCGTACCGGTTTACTGGTGGAACTGGCTCGACAGCACGATCTCTGCGCCTCGGGTGGGTCGGATTTCCACAGCCCGGAGCAGACCTGGTTGGCGCCGGGGCGTTTTGCACCGATCCCTGCGGAGTGCCGGCCGATTGGTGACATCCTGGCCAGCGCGTTCGACGCCACCACTCTCAAAGCCGTTTCAAGCGGGTAG
- a CDS encoding threonylcarbamoyl-AMP synthase, which produces MSQFFQIHPDNPQVRLVRRAGEILRDGGLIIYPTDSSYALGCCIGNKEAQERIRAIRRVDESHNFTLVCRDLTDISTYAKVDNVAYRLLKSLTPGPYTFLLMATREVPRRLQNPKRRTIGLRVPDNLISQALLAELGEPLMSSTLQLPGGEMPLTEPHEMRDILGHAVDLVIDGGHCGFEPTTVLDLTGPVPEVVRAGKGDVSLFQT; this is translated from the coding sequence ATGTCCCAGTTTTTCCAGATCCACCCCGATAACCCACAGGTCCGGTTGGTCCGCCGTGCCGGCGAGATCTTGCGCGATGGGGGGTTGATCATCTATCCGACGGACTCGAGCTACGCGCTGGGGTGCTGCATCGGCAACAAGGAGGCGCAGGAGCGCATCCGCGCAATTCGCCGCGTGGACGAGAGTCATAACTTCACACTGGTGTGCCGTGATCTGACCGATATCTCCACCTACGCCAAGGTGGACAATGTCGCCTACCGCCTGCTGAAAAGCCTTACGCCGGGCCCCTATACCTTTCTGCTGATGGCGACACGCGAAGTGCCGCGACGTCTGCAAAACCCCAAACGCAGGACCATCGGCCTGCGCGTTCCCGATAACCTCATCTCCCAGGCGCTGCTGGCGGAGTTGGGTGAACCGCTGATGAGTTCGACCCTGCAATTGCCCGGCGGGGAGATGCCGCTGACCGAGCCTCACGAGATGCGCGATATTCTTGGGCACGCGGTGGATCTGGTCATCGATGGCGGCCACTGCGGTTTCGAGCCCACCACCGTACTCGATCTCACCGGGCCTGTCCCGGAAGTGGTCCGCGCGGGGAAGGGCGATGTTTCTCTCTTTCAAACCTGA
- a CDS encoding site-2 protease family protein, whose protein sequence is MLELNMLQRIAVWAIPILFAITVHEVAHGWVAKRLGDPTAMMMGRLTLNPIKHIDPVGTLLIPGFLLLIGGFVFGWAKPVPVTWENLRHPKRDMALVAVAGPLANLLMALIWAVVMKFGIATAGTLDWIAVPLIYMGGAGITINIVLMVLNLLPLPPLDGGRVVAGLLPGPLAWRFSRIEPYGFIILIALLATGLLGRILGKPVALLQSALFNLVGL, encoded by the coding sequence ATGCTAGAACTCAATATGCTGCAACGCATTGCTGTATGGGCGATCCCTATCCTGTTTGCCATCACGGTGCACGAAGTGGCTCATGGCTGGGTGGCGAAACGGCTGGGAGATCCCACTGCCATGATGATGGGGCGCCTCACCCTCAATCCGATCAAACATATCGATCCTGTTGGGACGCTGCTGATTCCCGGTTTCCTGCTTTTGATAGGCGGGTTCGTCTTCGGTTGGGCGAAACCGGTCCCGGTGACCTGGGAGAATCTGCGTCACCCCAAGCGCGATATGGCGCTCGTTGCCGTTGCCGGTCCCCTCGCCAACCTGCTCATGGCGCTGATATGGGCGGTGGTGATGAAATTTGGTATCGCCACTGCCGGCACGCTCGATTGGATCGCGGTACCCCTGATCTACATGGGCGGTGCGGGTATCACGATCAATATCGTACTGATGGTGCTGAATCTGCTGCCGTTGCCGCCTCTGGACGGTGGCCGCGTGGTTGCGGGGCTGCTGCCCGGACCATTGGCGTGGCGTTTCAGTCGTATCGAGCCCTACGGTTTCATTATTCTGATCGCATTGCTGGCGACGGGTCTGTTGGGGCGTATCCTGGGCAAACCGGTCGCGCTGCTGCAAAGCGCCCTGTTCAATCTGGTCGGCCTGTAG
- a CDS encoding tryptophan--tRNA ligase: MDIIPTQYQRVLSGMRPTGKLHLGHYHGVLKNWLRLQHEYECFFFVADWHALTTHYEEPEILANNVWDMVIDWLAAGIDPNSARLFIQSRIMEHAELDVLLAMVTPLGWLERVPSYKDQQDKLKERDLATYGFLGYPLLQSADILIYRAGMVPVGEDQVAHVELTREVARRFNHIYGREQGFEEKAEAAAKKMGKKNAKLYADLRKRYQEQGDQEALEVARALLESQQNISISDYERLQGYLEGGGKIILPEPQALLTPASKMPGLDGQKMSKSYNNTISLREAPDVVEQKLRTMPTDPARVRRDDPGNPDLCPVWQLHLVYSDDERKQWVREGCTSAGIGCLDCKAHVIDAIQEELHPIRERAREFEEQPSLVRNIIAEGCEEARDVARETMEEVRKAMGLNYR; the protein is encoded by the coding sequence GTGGATATCATCCCCACTCAATACCAGCGCGTACTCTCGGGTATGCGCCCCACCGGCAAACTGCACCTGGGTCACTACCATGGCGTGCTGAAGAACTGGCTCCGGCTTCAGCACGAGTACGAGTGTTTTTTCTTCGTCGCCGACTGGCATGCCCTGACCACGCACTACGAAGAGCCGGAGATCCTCGCCAACAACGTGTGGGACATGGTGATCGACTGGCTGGCCGCAGGCATCGACCCCAACTCCGCAAGACTCTTTATCCAGTCCCGCATCATGGAGCATGCCGAACTGGATGTGCTGCTGGCCATGGTCACGCCACTGGGGTGGCTGGAGCGTGTTCCAAGCTACAAGGATCAGCAGGACAAACTCAAGGAGCGCGATCTCGCCACCTACGGTTTTCTGGGCTATCCGCTGCTGCAATCGGCCGATATTCTTATCTACCGCGCCGGCATGGTACCGGTGGGCGAGGATCAGGTGGCCCATGTTGAGTTGACGCGTGAAGTGGCGCGGCGCTTCAACCACATCTACGGTCGCGAGCAGGGTTTCGAGGAGAAAGCCGAGGCAGCCGCCAAGAAAATGGGGAAAAAGAACGCCAAACTCTACGCCGACCTGCGCAAACGCTATCAGGAACAGGGTGATCAGGAGGCTCTGGAGGTGGCCCGCGCACTGCTGGAGAGCCAGCAGAATATCAGCATCTCCGACTATGAGCGTCTGCAGGGTTACCTCGAGGGTGGCGGCAAGATCATCCTCCCCGAACCGCAGGCACTGCTGACTCCGGCCTCCAAGATGCCGGGACTCGATGGGCAGAAGATGTCCAAGAGCTACAACAACACCATCAGCCTGCGCGAAGCGCCGGACGTGGTGGAGCAGAAATTGCGCACCATGCCCACCGACCCGGCACGTGTGCGCCGTGACGACCCCGGCAATCCCGATCTCTGTCCGGTGTGGCAGTTGCATCTGGTCTATTCGGACGATGAGCGCAAGCAATGGGTGCGCGAGGGGTGCACCAGCGCTGGCATCGGATGCCTCGACTGCAAGGCACACGTCATCGATGCCATCCAGGAGGAACTGCATCCCATCCGCGAACGAGCACGCGAATTCGAAGAGCAACCGTCGCTGGTGCGCAATATCATCGCCGAGGGGTGTGAAGAGGCGCGGGATGTCGCCCGCGAAACCATGGAGGAGGTACGCAAGGCGATGGGCCTGAACTACCGCTAG
- a CDS encoding segregation/condensation protein A — protein sequence MNEEELQETQTPQQAEMPIALVLGERVTELPRDLYIPPDALRVFLEAFEGPLDLLLYMIRRQNLDILNIPIAEITRQYMEYIDLMQEMKLELAGEYLVMAAMLAEIKSRMLLPRPPGDGEEEEDPRAELIRRLQEYERYKQAGEDIDALPQVGRDIYVGSADVVERRVNQTLPDVTLKEVLIALKDVLQRADMFSHHHIQRDTLSVRERMSNLLATLTTDNFTEFSRLFKPEEGRLGVVVTFLAILELIKGAMIELIQTEAYGPIHVKVRSSSHAHETEEAAS from the coding sequence ATGAACGAAGAGGAACTGCAGGAAACCCAGACGCCGCAGCAGGCTGAGATGCCCATCGCGCTCGTGCTGGGCGAGCGGGTCACCGAGTTGCCGCGGGATCTCTACATTCCTCCCGACGCGCTGCGCGTGTTCCTGGAGGCCTTTGAGGGGCCGCTCGATCTGCTGCTCTACATGATCAGGCGGCAGAACCTCGACATCCTCAACATACCCATCGCCGAAATCACGCGTCAGTACATGGAGTACATCGACCTGATGCAGGAGATGAAACTCGAACTGGCGGGGGAGTATCTGGTGATGGCGGCCATGCTGGCCGAGATCAAATCGCGCATGCTGTTGCCGCGCCCCCCCGGCGATGGCGAGGAAGAGGAAGATCCGCGTGCCGAGTTGATTCGCCGGCTGCAGGAGTACGAGCGCTACAAGCAGGCTGGGGAGGACATCGATGCCCTGCCGCAGGTAGGACGCGATATCTATGTAGGCAGCGCCGACGTGGTGGAGAGGCGCGTGAACCAGACCCTGCCCGATGTCACGCTCAAAGAGGTGCTGATCGCGCTGAAAGATGTCCTGCAGCGGGCGGACATGTTCAGCCATCATCATATTCAACGCGACACCCTGTCGGTGCGCGAACGTATGTCCAATTTGCTCGCCACACTCACCACCGATAACTTCACGGAATTCTCCCGGTTGTTCAAGCCCGAAGAGGGCAGATTGGGTGTTGTGGTGACCTTTCTGGCGATCCTGGAGCTGATCAAAGGCGCGATGATCGAGCTGATCCAGACCGAAGCCTACGGGCCGATTCACGTCAAGGTGCGCAGTTCATCCCACGCGCATGAAACCGAAGAAGCAGCGTCCTGA
- the scpB gene encoding SMC-Scp complex subunit ScpB — MDSQTLKNIIEAALLAAGEPLNVETLINLFPEHEQPPREEVRAALKVLSEEYEGRGIEIKETGSGFRVQTRSELSEWVSRLWEERPPRYSRALLETLALIAYRQPITRGEIEEVRGVSVSTNIMKTLLEREWVRVLGHRDVPGKPAMYGTTRKFLDYFNLKNLNELPTLAEIRDIDSINAELLFEEPKGSDAELGDLNATLSDEFGGDDELADEEEAVGPPVHLTDRDLPV, encoded by the coding sequence ATGGATTCACAAACTCTCAAGAACATCATCGAAGCGGCCCTGCTTGCGGCGGGTGAACCGCTGAATGTCGAAACGTTGATCAATCTCTTCCCCGAACATGAGCAGCCACCACGCGAAGAGGTTCGCGCCGCGCTGAAAGTATTGTCGGAGGAATATGAAGGGCGAGGAATCGAGATCAAGGAAACCGGCAGCGGCTTCAGGGTCCAGACACGCAGCGAATTGAGCGAGTGGGTATCCCGGTTATGGGAGGAGCGTCCCCCCCGGTATTCGCGCGCGCTGCTGGAGACTCTGGCACTGATTGCTTACCGCCAGCCCATCACGCGTGGCGAAATAGAAGAGGTGCGCGGCGTCAGTGTCAGTACCAATATCATGAAAACTCTGCTGGAGAGAGAGTGGGTGCGTGTTCTTGGCCATCGCGATGTTCCCGGAAAACCTGCGATGTACGGCACCACCCGCAAGTTCCTCGACTACTTCAATCTCAAGAATCTCAACGAACTGCCCACGCTCGCCGAAATCCGCGATATCGATAGCATCAACGCCGAACTTCTGTTCGAAGAGCCCAAGGGATCAGATGCCGAACTGGGTGATTTGAACGCTACGCTCAGCGACGAGTTCGGGGGTGACGATGAACTTGCCGACGAGGAGGAAGCCGTGGGCCCGCCCGTACACCTGACCGATCGGGACCTGCCTGTTTGA
- a CDS encoding 23S rRNA pseudouridine(2605) synthase RluB — protein sequence MLSDTEKLHKVLARAGLGSRREIEGWIREGKITVNGRTATLGDRVTGAERIEVDGRRIAAKRIEDVPTRVIAYHKPEGELVTRDDPQQRETVFAHLPRLQKGRWIAIGRLDLNTSGLLLFTTDGELANAMMHPSRSVEREYAVRVHGRVSEQALINMTRGVQLEDGPARFEEITDAGGSGSNHWYYALLVEGRKREVRRLWESQGMQVSRLIRVRFGPYQLPSNLRKGQWRDLTPGEINQLRETAGLAALKPRVLAPEGPVNPKNTNPAVRSRTAARKPALRNGRPTARKGPWKGRDK from the coding sequence ATGCTCTCCGATACCGAAAAACTCCATAAGGTTCTGGCTCGCGCCGGGCTTGGATCTCGTCGCGAGATAGAGGGATGGATCCGTGAGGGTAAGATCACCGTCAACGGGCGAACCGCCACATTGGGTGACCGCGTAACGGGCGCTGAGCGCATCGAAGTGGACGGGCGCCGGATCGCTGCGAAGAGAATCGAGGATGTCCCGACCCGCGTGATTGCCTACCACAAACCGGAAGGCGAGTTGGTAACGCGCGACGATCCCCAACAACGCGAGACGGTTTTTGCACATCTGCCACGCTTGCAGAAAGGACGCTGGATAGCCATAGGCCGGCTTGATCTCAATACCTCGGGGTTGTTGCTCTTTACCACCGACGGCGAGTTGGCCAATGCCATGATGCATCCCTCGCGTAGTGTGGAGCGCGAATACGCTGTGCGCGTTCACGGCAGAGTGTCCGAGCAGGCGTTGATCAATATGACACGCGGCGTGCAACTCGAAGACGGGCCGGCGCGTTTCGAGGAGATTACCGACGCGGGCGGCAGCGGCTCAAATCACTGGTACTACGCGCTCCTCGTGGAAGGCCGCAAGCGGGAAGTTCGTAGACTGTGGGAGAGCCAGGGGATGCAGGTAAGCCGCTTGATCCGGGTGCGTTTTGGCCCCTATCAACTACCGTCCAATCTGCGTAAGGGGCAATGGCGCGACCTCACGCCGGGAGAGATCAATCAGCTGCGCGAGACTGCCGGACTTGCGGCGCTGAAACCCCGCGTTCTTGCGCCAGAAGGTCCTGTCAATCCGAAAAATACCAACCCAGCCGTGAGATCCCGAACGGCCGCGCGCAAACCGGCACTGCGGAACGGACGCCCAACTGCGCGCAAGGGCCCCTGGAAGGGTCGCGACAAGTGA
- a CDS encoding endonuclease, with protein sequence MIGAILTQNTAWVNVERAIGNLKRAGPLSPQAIVNIPQADLAELLRPSGYFNVKAQRLLNFCGWMLEQGGKRVLRRWTTETLRDRLLAIKGIGPETADDILLYAFDRPVFVIDAYTRRVFSRLGLVDAKARYDQLSQTFARALGDDARIFNQYHALIVRHAKQVCRTKPRCSTCVLNPVCPLSGS encoded by the coding sequence ATGATAGGAGCCATCCTCACGCAGAACACAGCGTGGGTCAACGTTGAGCGTGCCATCGGCAATCTGAAACGTGCCGGACCGTTGTCACCGCAGGCCATTGTCAACATCCCGCAAGCCGATCTCGCAGAATTGCTGCGACCGTCGGGCTATTTCAACGTCAAGGCGCAACGCCTGTTGAATTTTTGCGGCTGGATGTTGGAGCAGGGGGGAAAGCGTGTCTTACGTCGTTGGACGACTGAAACTCTGCGTGACAGATTGCTAGCCATCAAAGGAATCGGCCCGGAGACCGCCGACGATATCCTTCTCTACGCATTTGACCGCCCCGTCTTTGTGATCGACGCTTATACACGACGTGTCTTCTCACGATTGGGTTTGGTGGACGCCAAAGCCCGTTACGACCAGCTAAGCCAAACCTTTGCACGGGCCCTGGGCGATGATGCGCGAATCTTCAATCAGTATCACGCATTGATCGTGCGCCACGCCAAGCAGGTTTGTCGTACCAAACCCAGATGCTCGACTTGTGTGCTGAACCCGGTCTGTCCTCTATCAGGGAGTTGA
- a CDS encoding MarC family protein: MLETAILAFTTLFATIGPIDVAAMFAALTAHHTPQMRRSMALRAVAIASGILLLFALTGGTLLAHLGISLAALRTAGGILLLLIGIDMVFARSSGGVSTTADEAQEATTKQDISVFPLATPLLAGPGAMGAIILLMANAEGDFARQTVVIAMLFLAMLISFLALMGAAQLQRVLGVTGMHVVSRIFGVLLSALAVQFLFDGIAASGLLT, translated from the coding sequence GTGCTCGAAACCGCCATCTTAGCTTTCACCACGCTGTTCGCCACTATTGGACCCATCGATGTGGCTGCCATGTTCGCCGCTTTGACAGCCCATCATACGCCGCAAATGCGACGATCCATGGCGTTGCGCGCGGTTGCCATCGCGAGCGGGATCCTGTTGCTCTTCGCGTTAACGGGAGGAACTTTGCTTGCTCATCTGGGAATCTCACTGGCGGCACTGCGGACGGCGGGTGGCATCCTGCTGCTGCTCATTGGCATCGATATGGTCTTCGCACGCAGCTCAGGTGGTGTATCCACAACGGCTGACGAAGCCCAAGAGGCTACTACCAAGCAAGACATTTCGGTCTTTCCACTCGCCACCCCGCTGCTCGCGGGTCCCGGCGCCATGGGCGCCATTATTCTCTTGATGGCCAACGCGGAGGGCGATTTCGCCCGTCAAACCGTTGTGATTGCCATGCTTTTTCTGGCCATGCTCATCAGCTTCTTGGCGCTCATGGGCGCGGCACAGTTGCAGCGGGTACTCGGAGTCACCGGCATGCATGTCGTGAGCCGCATCTTCGGCGTCCTGCTGTCAGCCCTCGCCGTTCAATTCCTCTTTGACGGCATCGCCGCCAGTGGCCTACTGACCTAG
- a CDS encoding GGDEF domain-containing protein has translation MSLELSNNNFSANTGTAGGQRIASTVPSPALTRALEITSALQTTLDPQKLIEVFAREVRTTLQFSGLRYRHEPMKLLLQVDQLATNTCSYKLTIENEFLGEIIFGRRRRFSPDELASLEHLLCSLLYPLRNALQYQRMVQCARLDPLTGLQNRVSLDSELERHVQLAHRHNSPLSMVVLDMDRFKSINDTYGHAFGDQVLRVLAERVSECMRTSDRVFRFGGEEFVLILPNTDLDGAYLLAERVRETLEGTPVMHGDEQVNVTLSLGVATLNPRELGDQLFERADSALYRAKAEGRNRVAVAD, from the coding sequence ATGTCACTAGAGTTGAGCAACAACAACTTTTCAGCCAACACCGGCACCGCTGGCGGCCAACGTATCGCCTCCACAGTCCCGTCACCCGCGCTGACCCGTGCTCTGGAGATCACTAGTGCGCTGCAGACGACACTCGACCCGCAAAAGTTGATCGAGGTCTTTGCCCGCGAGGTGCGGACCACTCTGCAGTTTTCAGGGTTGCGTTACCGGCACGAACCGATGAAGCTGCTGCTTCAGGTCGATCAACTTGCGACCAACACCTGCAGCTATAAGCTGACCATCGAAAATGAATTCCTTGGGGAGATCATTTTCGGCCGTCGCCGCCGCTTCTCCCCGGATGAGCTGGCCTCGCTGGAGCACCTGCTGTGCAGCCTGCTCTACCCGCTGCGTAATGCGTTGCAGTATCAGCGTATGGTGCAGTGCGCCCGCCTGGATCCGTTAACCGGGCTGCAGAATCGTGTCTCGCTGGATAGTGAGCTGGAGCGCCATGTTCAATTGGCGCATCGTCACAACTCCCCGCTTTCGATGGTAGTGCTGGATATGGATCGCTTCAAATCGATCAACGACACCTATGGTCACGCTTTCGGAGATCAGGTACTGCGGGTACTGGCCGAGCGCGTTTCCGAGTGCATGCGAACTTCGGACCGTGTTTTCCGTTTCGGCGGAGAAGAGTTCGTGCTGATATTGCCCAACACCGATCTGGATGGTGCCTATCTGCTCGCGGAGCGTGTTCGTGAAACACTCGAGGGGACCCCGGTTATGCACGGCGATGAGCAGGTAAATGTGACGTTGTCGTTGGGAGTAGCCACCCTCAATCCGCGGGAGCTTGGTGATCAGCTGTTTGAACGCGCCGATTCCGCACTCTACCGCGCCAAGGCTGAAGGTCGTAACCGTGTAGCTGTCGCCGACTGA
- a CDS encoding YciK family oxidoreductase translates to MRCDPHYRPAADLLKDRVILITGAADGLGRATAKACARHGATLILLGRTIRKLEKIYDEICAAGGPDPAIYPMNLEGAAPKDYADLAATLESEFGRLDGLVHNAAELGTPSPLDASNIETWYKVLQVNLHAPFLLTHACLPLLRKSADASVVFIGDAVGRKAKAYSGAYAVSKFGLEGLMQVLADETENSGILRSNSFDPGILNTALRRRGYPAENYAANPAPDSAVPGLLYLLGPDSRGVTGQSWVWSPAVD, encoded by the coding sequence ATGCGTTGTGATCCCCACTACCGACCTGCTGCGGACTTGCTCAAGGATCGCGTCATTCTCATCACCGGGGCGGCCGACGGCTTGGGCCGCGCAACGGCCAAGGCGTGCGCCCGCCATGGCGCCACTTTGATTCTGCTGGGACGCACCATACGCAAGCTGGAGAAGATATACGACGAAATCTGCGCAGCAGGCGGTCCGGATCCGGCCATTTATCCCATGAATTTGGAGGGCGCAGCGCCCAAGGATTACGCAGATCTGGCCGCTACGCTCGAATCCGAATTCGGTCGACTCGACGGCCTGGTGCACAATGCGGCAGAGCTCGGCACCCCCAGTCCACTGGACGCCTCCAATATCGAGACTTGGTACAAGGTGCTTCAGGTCAACCTCCACGCACCCTTCCTGCTCACCCATGCCTGTCTGCCGTTGTTGCGCAAATCCGCCGACGCTTCGGTGGTGTTTATCGGTGACGCCGTGGGCCGCAAGGCCAAGGCCTATTCGGGGGCCTACGCGGTCAGCAAGTTTGGACTGGAGGGTTTGATGCAGGTCCTGGCCGATGAAACCGAGAACAGCGGCATCCTGCGCAGCAACAGTTTCGATCCCGGTATTCTCAATACTGCGTTGCGGCGCCGCGGATATCCCGCCGAGAACTATGCGGCCAATCCCGCACCGGATTCAGCCGTACCGGGCTTGCTGTATCTATTGGGACCCGACAGTCGGGGTGTGACGGGTCAATCCTGGGTGTGGAGCCCGGCTGTCGATTAA